A stretch of DNA from Candidatus Margulisiibacteriota bacterium:
ATACATTTTACCAATCATCTTTTCTATATATTTTCTATTATTTTTTTGTTGAAGGTTAAACGCACCGGAACACAAGACAAAATCATAACTGTCTTTTATATTTTCCAGTTCTGTTTGTAAAAAACGGGCATCCTGATATTTCTTTCTGGCTATGGCCACCATTCCCGGATGAATATCGATCCCCAAATACTTTACTTTCATATTTTTACTTTTGAAAAAGTTATACATGTCGCCCACTCCGCAGCCTATATCAATAACCTGCTGATTTTCCAGAGGCGCTATCTGACTAAGGACATCAAACCTGAGGTACTGGCTTTCCTTGTTGCTCCAACCTACAATACCGGGATCATTGGAATAATATTGTTTAATGGTTTTATCAAAAAACTTTATTATATTTTTACTGGTGTTCACATCTTGTCCGGTAAATGTATAAGGCTCGGAGCTTGATCGCCCCGCAAGCGGGACTGCTCGGGGCTCTGAAAGAGTGGATTCGTTGAGTTGCGTAATCGAGCACTATTTTTATTTTTTAGCATTTAATTATCCTTTATCACGTTTAACTTTTCACTCTTCACTCTTCACTCTTCACTTTTCACGCTTCACGCTTCACCCGTCACCCTTCAACTTTCTACTGTCATACTTCCCTTCGACAAGCTCAGGGTAAACTAGCTCAGTATGACGCC
This window harbors:
- a CDS encoding class I SAM-dependent methyltransferase, which translates into the protein MNTSKNIIKFFDKTIKQYYSNDPGIVGWSNKESQYLRFDVLSQIAPLENQQVIDIGCGVGDMYNFFKSKNMKVKYLGIDIHPGMVAIARKKYQDARFLQTELENIKDSYDFVLCSGAFNLQQKNNRKYIEKMIGKMYDIARTGVAFNLLSSYAPSGMRYWDLCYYDPKAIFDYCKKQYERVILRHDYLPHDFTVYINKVPMPEIA